One window from the genome of Pelecanus crispus isolate bPelCri1 chromosome 13, bPelCri1.pri, whole genome shotgun sequence encodes:
- the LOC104026027 gene encoding nuclear cap-binding protein subunit 2 isoform X2, whose protein sequence is MSGLLHTTLSGLNSDSYCEISQYRDQHFRGSRQLQEKSLKISYAEHAMRFINGTRLDDRIIRTDWDAGFKEGRQYGRGKTGGQVRDEYRTDYDVGRGGFGKIIQMQKANHQPAIY, encoded by the exons ATGTCGGGGCTGCTCCACACCACGCTGAGCGGGCTCAACAGCGACTCCTACTGCGAAATCAGCCAGTATCGCGACCAGCACTTCCGG GgtagcaggcagctgcaggagaaatCCCTGAAAATTTCCT ACGCTGAACACGCAATGCGATTTATCAACGGCACGCGACTAGATGACCGCATCATTCGAACTGACTGGGATGCAGGGTTTAAGGAGGGGCGACAGTATGGAAGAGGAAAGACTGGAGGACAG GTGCGAGATGAATACCGGACAGACTACGATGTGGGAAGAGGTGGCTTTGGCAAGATCATTCAGATGCAGAAGGCAAATCATCAGCCTGCGATCTATTAA
- the LOC104026027 gene encoding nuclear cap-binding protein subunit 2 isoform X1 yields the protein MSGLLHTTLSGLNSDSYCEISQYRDQHFRGSRQLQEKSLKISSTLYVGNLSFYTTEEQIQELFSKCGDVKRIVMGLDKIKKTPCGFCFVEYYTRADAEHAMRFINGTRLDDRIIRTDWDAGFKEGRQYGRGKTGGQVRDEYRTDYDVGRGGFGKIIQMQKANHQPAIY from the exons ATGTCGGGGCTGCTCCACACCACGCTGAGCGGGCTCAACAGCGACTCCTACTGCGAAATCAGCCAGTATCGCGACCAGCACTTCCGG GgtagcaggcagctgcaggagaaatCCCTGAAAATTTCCTCTACGCTGTATGTTGGCAACCTGTCCTTCTACACCACCGAGGAGCAGATCCAGGAGCTCTTCTCCAAGTGCGGAGACGTCAAGAGGATTGTCATGGGGCTGGACAAGATCAAGAAAACCCCCTGTGGCTTCTGCTTTGTTGA ATACTACACAAGAGCAGACGCTGAACACGCAATGCGATTTATCAACGGCACGCGACTAGATGACCGCATCATTCGAACTGACTGGGATGCAGGGTTTAAGGAGGGGCGACAGTATGGAAGAGGAAAGACTGGAGGACAG GTGCGAGATGAATACCGGACAGACTACGATGTGGGAAGAGGTGGCTTTGGCAAGATCATTCAGATGCAGAAGGCAAATCATCAGCCTGCGATCTATTAA
- the TEX11 gene encoding LOW QUALITY PROTEIN: testis-expressed protein 11 (The sequence of the model RefSeq protein was modified relative to this genomic sequence to represent the inferred CDS: inserted 1 base in 1 codon), with protein sequence MARSRLAAVEGLVRELLREEAPSRIAALTEELFQAAGSISEEDGSAAEVEPRPPGSMPEEXGVSRGSRHTAPLARVEEGAVSLWNWAVTKYMGSVVNDEQRAKLRFVACRLVCLCEGSDPSEGTIRRQILMSMKTGKAWIDMGKADLADGFLEIAMSSIEKLYAKLLKGSSSEADTHMHKADVEKNLFKVLSYQAESSQPLASYNEAVAQGDFQKAVMCVQRCKDMLIKLPKETCYLSILCYNFGVETYERKRYEESSFWLSQSYDIGKMDMKYSVAKEMQAKVLRLLATAYFEWDCNLYLDKALKAISLANQEDLHPAGFFLKVKILLKSGASDEDINSALAEFLHHEMSLDFCLNTAKLLLEHGRESVGFDFLKSVSERFESSPDLGRITLLHIECLLQNKRELLAKQKVEEVIIGHYTGKQLLPEALNQLHIILWDRAAKHYEAKSYSEALHWYNYSVSFYTPGQIDQNLAKLQRNMASCYLHLKQVDKAKEAVKEAERCDPNSIFTKFSVYKIAVMEKDTDKAVETVIEMGKLAEKPSQHEDKLRVDENTGTNLLSLAAQIALENEQQVVAIKALEYLSEHLQDCRQLFAALKCLVRLMLSKVMAEGEEERDEDINSMLTYLTLAHKRLAESFTEEKFTGDMRILEAHWFRKVAWNLAVRFRGCPEKMRDFFLLSFKLSQFCPSDKAVLIAQKTCLLMAAAVDLEMGRQVTPSEQMELLTQALQHLQACKDIWKVLKLTGDFAKDPTDTLLLLYEFEARSKLNDPTLHNLMESVWEQPQIEVKTLEIIASLAMESPARYPVLCKKALKSALNLHRKQTVIDAVKFSKCLHSLINLSLPTGLTDLDACVLQEVWDYFEDALSIVSSTDAYPEMEILWLMTRAWNTGIFQYTVGKYKEAEQWCGLGMRFLSHLGSLKKSYEGHFWAGAPTLIATQCSLAGVCSHHSFSYA encoded by the exons ATGGCGAGATCGCGGCTGGCGGCGGTGGAAG GGCTGGTGCgggagctgctgagggaggAGGCCCCGTCTCGCATCGCCGCCCTCACCGAGGAGCTCTTCCAGGCGGCGGGGAGCATCTCTGAGGAGGATGGGAGTGCGGCTGAGGTAGAGCCCCGGCCTCCCGGCTCGATGCCCGAAG GTGGGGTTTCGCGAGGCTCACGCCACACAGCACCGCTCGCCCGG GTTGAAGAGGGTGCAGTAAGCCTGTGGAACTGGGCTGTGACCAAATACATGGGTTCTGTTGTCAATGATGAGCAAAGAGCTAAAC TACGGTTTGTTGCTTGCAGATTGGTGTGCCTTTGCGAAGGCAGTGATCCTTCAGAGGGAACTATTCGAAGACAGATTTTG ATGTCTATGAAAACTGGGAAAGCATGGATAGATATGGGAAAAGCTGATCTTGCCGATGGATTTCTAGAGATTGCCATGAGT agcaTAGAAAAACTCTATGCGAAGTTACTTAAGGGGAGCAGTAGTGAAGCAGATACTCATATGCACAAAGCTGATGTGGAGAAGAACCTCTTCAAAGTACTCTCTTATCAGGCTGAATCA TCTCAACCTCTGGCATCATACAATGAG GCAGTTGCTCAAGGGGATTTTCAGAAAGCAGTGATGTGCGTGCAGCGCTGCAAAGATATGTTGATAAAATTGCCAAAAGAG ACCTGTTACCTGTCAATCCTCTGCTACAATTTTGGAGTGGAAACATATGAACGGAAGAGGTATGAAGAGAGCTCCTTCTGGCTCAG CCAGAGTTATGACATTGGGAAGATGGACATGAAATATTCTGTTGCCAAAGAAATGCAG gctAAAGTGCTGCGATTGTTAGCTACAGCCTATTTCGAGTGGGATTGCAATCTGTATCTTGACAAGGCATTGAAAGCTATAAGCTTGGCAAATCAG GAAGATTTGCAtccagcagggttttttttgaaagttaaaaTTCTTCTTAAGAGTGGAGCATCAGATGAAGATATCAACTCAG CTCTTGCAGAATTCCTGCACCATGAGATGTCTTTAGACTTTTGTTTGAATACTGCCAAATTGCTGCTGGAGCATGGAAG GGAATCagttggttttgattttctgaaatctgtttctgaaCGATTTGAATCTTCGCCTGACCTTGGAAGAATTACCCTGCTCCACATCGAGTGTCTATTGCAGAATAAGAGGGAGCTGCTTGCTAAGCAAAAGGTTGAAGAAGTTATTATAG GTCATTATACTGGGAAACAGCTGTTGCCTGAAGCCTTGAACCAGCTGCACATCATCTTGTGGGACAGAGCTGCCAAACATTATGAG gcAAAAAGCTATTCTGAAGCTCTTCACTGGTACAATTATTCTGTCAGCTTCTACACACCTGGGCAGATAGATCAGAACTTGGCTAAGCTGCAGAGGAACATGGCTTCTTGCTATCTTCATCTGAAACAAGTTGACAag GCTAAAGAGGCAGTTAAAGAAGCAGAGAGGTGTGATCCAAACAGCATCTTTACTAAATTCAGTGTCTATAAGATTGCAGTGATGGAGAAAGATACTGATAAAG CTGTGGAAACAGTTATTGAAATGGGGAAACTAGCAGAAAAGCCATCTCAACATGAAGACAAGCTGAGAGTGGATGAAAATACAGGCACTAACCTCCTGAGTTTAGCTGCCCAAATTGCTTTAGAG aatgaaCAACAGGTTGTGGCTATCAAAGCTTTGGAGTATTTGTCTGAACATTTACAAGACTGCCGACAATTATTTGCAGCTTTAAA ATGTTTGGTTCGTCTTATGTTGTCAAAGGTCATGGCAGAAGGTGAAGAGGAAAG AGATGAAGATATCAACTCAATGCTGACTTACTTGACCTTGg CTCACAAGAGACTTGCGGAGTctttcacagaagagaaatttaCGGGGGACATGAGGATCCTTGAAGCTCACTGGTTTAGAAAAGTTG CTTGGAACTTAGCTGTACGGTTCAGGGGCTGCCCTGAAAAGATGAGGGATTTTTTCCTACTGTCTTTCAAG TTGTCCCAGTTTTGTCCTTCTGACAAAGCTGTTCTAATTGCTCAGAAGACATGCCTGTTAATGGCAGCTGCAGTTGATCTGGAAATGGGGAGACAAGTAACACCTTCTGAACAG ATGGAGCTTTTGACTCAGGCCCTTCAACATCTCCAGGCATGCAAGGACATATGGAAAGTTCTGAAATTAACAG GAGATTTTGCTAAAGACCCAACAGACACATTGTTGCTGCTTTATGAATTTGAAGCAAGATCCAAGCTGAATGATCCAACACTCCACAACCTTATGGAGTCAGTATGGGAGCAACCACAAATAGAAGTCAAGACGCTGGAGATCATTGCAT caTTAGCAATGGAATCGCCAGCTCGGTATCCTGTACTGTGTAAGAAAGCTCTCAAGAGTGCACTAAACCTTCACAGAAAGCAGACTGTCATTGATGCTGTGAAATTTAG CAAATGCTTACATAGTTTGATTAATCTTTCTTTGCCGACTGGATTAACAGACTTGGATGCCTGTGTACTGCAGGAGGTGTGGGACTACTTTGAAGATGCTCTGAGCATAGTCAGCAGCACA